Proteins from one Triticum aestivum cultivar Chinese Spring chromosome 7A, IWGSC CS RefSeq v2.1, whole genome shotgun sequence genomic window:
- the LOC123154254 gene encoding uncharacterized protein isoform X1, whose product MALRSPSSTSPQDLGPRYSPPADSLPPTSQGGSSNGAKADVARKEVDHLLAKLKKEGVQIDGKIASIVDDEIARIKAEAKRENIINGLKRNGRLVMLTISALAFGFLLGGELYEKALYAQLRVVFGEEE is encoded by the exons ATGGCGCTGCGCTCTCCCTCCAGCACTTCGCCGCAGGATCTGGGCCCCCGTTATTCGCCGCCGGCGGACTCTCTGCCTCCCACCTCTCAG GGTGGATCCAGCAATGGAGCCAAAGCGGATGTTGCTAGGAAGGAGGTTGATCATTTGCTGGCAAAATTAAAAAAGGAGGGAGTGCAGATAGATGGCAAGATTGCTAGTATTGTTGATGATGAGATAGCTAGAATTAAAGCTGAAGCTAAGAG GGAGAACATCATCAATGGGCTGAAAAGGAACGGACGGCTGGTAATGCTCACTATTTCAGCTCTTGCTTTTGGTTTCCTTCTGGGAGGGGAACTTTACGAAAAGGCCCTCTATGCGCAGCTGCGTGTCGTCTTTGGCGAAGAAGAATag
- the LOC123154254 gene encoding uncharacterized protein isoform X2 yields the protein MALRSPSSTSPQDLGPRYSPPADSLPPTSQGGSSNGAKADVARKEVDHLLAKLKKEGVQIDGKIASIVDDEIARIKAEAKRENIINGLKRNGRLLRVVFGEEE from the exons ATGGCGCTGCGCTCTCCCTCCAGCACTTCGCCGCAGGATCTGGGCCCCCGTTATTCGCCGCCGGCGGACTCTCTGCCTCCCACCTCTCAG GGTGGATCCAGCAATGGAGCCAAAGCGGATGTTGCTAGGAAGGAGGTTGATCATTTGCTGGCAAAATTAAAAAAGGAGGGAGTGCAGATAGATGGCAAGATTGCTAGTATTGTTGATGATGAGATAGCTAGAATTAAAGCTGAAGCTAAGAG GGAGAACATCATCAATGGGCTGAAAAGGAACGGACGGCTG CTGCGTGTCGTCTTTGGCGAAGAAGAATag